The Serratia rhizosphaerae genome has a segment encoding these proteins:
- the katG gene encoding catalase/peroxidase HPI: MSNPTDKSTSSTTAKCPFHADVPEQYAGGGTTNQDWWPDQLRVDLLNQHSNRSNPLGEDFNYREEFKKLDYAALKADIRHLLTDSQSWWPADWGSYIGLFIRMAWHGAGTYRAVDGRGGSGRGQQRFSPVNSWPDNVSLDKARRLLWPIKQKYGQKVSWADLYILAGNVALENSGFRTFGFGGGREDVWEPDLDVDWGNEKTWLAHRHPESLAHQALGATEMGLIYVNPEGPEASGEPLSAAAAIRATFGNMSMDDEETVALIAGGHTLGKTHGAASGDHLGPEPAAAPLERQGLGWASNYGSGSGPDAITSGLEVVWSQTPTQWSNNFFENLFKYEWVQTRSPGGAIQFEAKDGPEIIPDPFNPGVKRKPTMLVTDVTLRLDPEFEKISRRFLNDPQAFNEAFARAWYKLTHRDMGPKARYLGPEVPGEDLIWQDPLPQAVHQPSAADIDSLKTAIKASDLSVSELVSVAWASAATFRGGDKRGGANGARLALAPQRDWEVNAIPVSVLPTLKAIQQASGKASLADVIVLAGVVGIEQAAAAAGVQVRVPFTPGRVDARQDQTDVEAFNLLEPLADGFRNYRRSPNGPTTEELLIDRAQLLTLTAPEMTVLVGGLRVLGANFDGSQHGVFTDRVGVLSNDFFVNLLDMRTEWQATDGSAELYEGRDRQSGEVKYTGTRADLVFGSHSVLRALAEVYASSDGQEKFVRDFVAAWTKVMNLDRFDLA; the protein is encoded by the coding sequence ATGAGCAATCCAACCGACAAATCAACGTCTTCAACGACCGCGAAATGCCCTTTCCATGCCGACGTACCTGAGCAATACGCCGGCGGAGGCACCACCAATCAGGACTGGTGGCCCGACCAACTGCGTGTGGATCTGCTAAATCAGCACTCCAACCGCTCTAACCCGTTGGGCGAGGATTTCAACTACCGCGAAGAATTCAAAAAACTGGATTACGCCGCGTTAAAAGCGGATATCCGTCACCTGCTGACCGACTCGCAGTCGTGGTGGCCGGCGGACTGGGGCAGCTATATCGGCCTGTTTATCCGCATGGCCTGGCACGGCGCCGGCACCTACCGCGCCGTTGACGGCCGCGGCGGCTCCGGGCGCGGGCAGCAGCGCTTCTCGCCGGTCAACTCCTGGCCGGACAACGTCAGCCTCGATAAGGCGCGCCGTCTGCTGTGGCCGATCAAGCAAAAATATGGCCAAAAAGTCTCCTGGGCGGACCTGTATATTCTAGCCGGCAACGTGGCGCTGGAAAACTCCGGCTTCCGCACCTTCGGTTTCGGCGGCGGTCGCGAAGACGTCTGGGAACCGGATCTCGACGTCGACTGGGGCAATGAGAAAACCTGGCTGGCGCACCGCCACCCGGAAAGCCTGGCCCATCAGGCGCTGGGCGCCACCGAAATGGGGCTGATCTACGTCAACCCGGAAGGGCCGGAAGCCAGCGGCGAACCGCTGTCCGCCGCTGCCGCCATCCGCGCCACCTTCGGCAACATGAGCATGGACGATGAAGAAACCGTCGCGCTGATCGCCGGCGGCCATACGCTGGGTAAAACCCACGGCGCAGCGTCCGGCGACCACCTCGGCCCGGAACCGGCTGCGGCGCCGCTGGAGCGGCAGGGTCTCGGCTGGGCCAGCAACTACGGCAGCGGCTCCGGCCCCGACGCCATCACCTCCGGTCTGGAGGTTGTCTGGTCGCAAACGCCGACCCAGTGGAGCAACAACTTCTTCGAAAACCTGTTCAAATACGAGTGGGTACAGACGCGCAGCCCGGGCGGCGCTATCCAGTTCGAAGCCAAAGACGGGCCGGAAATTATTCCCGATCCGTTTAACCCGGGAGTGAAACGTAAGCCGACCATGCTGGTGACCGACGTGACGCTGCGCCTCGACCCCGAGTTTGAGAAAATCTCGCGCCGTTTCCTGAATGACCCGCAGGCGTTTAACGAAGCCTTCGCCCGCGCCTGGTACAAACTGACCCACCGCGATATGGGGCCGAAAGCGCGCTACCTGGGGCCGGAAGTGCCGGGCGAAGATCTGATCTGGCAGGATCCGCTGCCGCAGGCGGTGCACCAGCCAAGCGCGGCCGATATCGACAGCCTGAAGACGGCGATCAAAGCCTCCGATCTCAGCGTCAGCGAGCTGGTCTCGGTCGCCTGGGCCTCGGCCGCCACCTTCCGCGGCGGCGATAAGCGTGGCGGCGCCAACGGCGCACGGCTGGCGCTGGCGCCGCAGCGGGACTGGGAAGTCAACGCCATCCCGGTCAGCGTGCTGCCGACCCTGAAGGCGATTCAGCAGGCCTCCGGCAAAGCGTCGCTGGCGGATGTGATCGTGCTGGCCGGCGTGGTGGGCATTGAGCAGGCCGCCGCCGCCGCGGGCGTACAGGTCAGAGTGCCGTTCACGCCAGGGCGCGTCGATGCGCGTCAGGATCAGACCGACGTTGAAGCGTTTAACCTGCTTGAACCGCTGGCCGACGGCTTCCGCAACTATCGCCGCTCGCCGAACGGCCCGACCACCGAAGAGCTGCTGATTGACCGGGCGCAGCTGCTGACGCTGACCGCGCCGGAAATGACCGTTCTGGTCGGCGGCCTGCGCGTGCTGGGCGCCAACTTCGACGGCAGCCAGCACGGCGTCTTTACCGACCGCGTCGGCGTACTCAGCAATGACTTCTTCGTCAATCTGCTGGATATGCGCACCGAATGGCAGGCCACCGACGGCAGCGCGGAGCTGTACGAAGGCCGCGACCGCCAGAGCGGTGAGGTGAAATACACCGGCACCCGCGCCGACCTGGTGTTCGGCTCCCACTCGGTGCTGCGCGCGCTGGCGGAAGTGTACGCCAGCAGCGACGGTCAGGAGAAGTTTGTCCGCGACTTCGTCGCCGCCTGGACCAAGGTGATGAACCTGGATCGCTTCGATCTGGCGTAA
- the ycaC gene encoding isochorismate family cysteine hydrolase YcaC, which translates to MGKPYVRLDKDQAAVLLVDHQTGLLSLVRDIDPDKFKNNVLALADLASYFKLPTILTTSFETGPNGPLVPELKAQFADAPYIARPGNINAWDNEDFVKAVEATGRKQLIIAGVVTEVCVAFPALSAIEAGYEVFVVTDASGTFNPITRDAAWQRMTQAGAQLMNWFGVACELHRDWRNDVEGLGKLFSEHIPDYRNLMSNFDYLMQK; encoded by the coding sequence ATGGGCAAACCCTATGTCAGATTGGATAAAGACCAGGCGGCGGTATTGTTGGTCGACCATCAAACCGGACTGCTATCTCTGGTGCGCGATATCGATCCGGATAAATTCAAGAACAACGTGCTGGCGCTGGCTGACCTGGCCAGCTACTTCAAGTTACCCACCATCCTGACCACCAGCTTTGAAACCGGCCCCAACGGCCCGCTGGTGCCTGAACTGAAGGCGCAGTTTGCCGACGCACCCTATATCGCCCGCCCCGGCAATATCAACGCCTGGGATAATGAGGACTTTGTGAAGGCGGTGGAAGCCACCGGCAGAAAACAGCTGATCATCGCCGGCGTGGTGACCGAGGTGTGCGTAGCGTTCCCGGCGCTGTCGGCGATTGAAGCGGGCTATGAGGTGTTTGTGGTGACCGACGCCTCCGGCACCTTTAACCCCATCACCCGCGATGCCGCCTGGCAGCGCATGACCCAGGCCGGTGCGCAGCTGATGAACTGGTTCGGCGTCGCCTGCGAGCTGCACCGTGACTGGCGCAACGATGTCGAGGGACTGGGCAAACTGTTCAGCGAACATATTCCCGACTACCGCAACCTGATGAGCAACTTTGACTATTTAATGCAGAAATAA
- a CDS encoding glutathione peroxidase, with product MLPSLLSIPCTTLQGEAKTLADFPARAYLVVNTASKCGFTPQYRGLENLWRYYRDRGLVVMGFPCNQFGAQEPGNAQDIASFCSLNYGVSFPLFAKIMVNGPDAHPLFNELKRRAPGLLGSQRIKWNFTKFLLTADGQRVTRFAPLTKPERLFERIETLLK from the coding sequence ATGCTCCCATCGCTATTATCCATTCCCTGCACCACGCTGCAGGGCGAAGCCAAAACGCTGGCCGACTTTCCGGCGCGCGCCTATCTGGTGGTGAATACCGCCAGCAAATGCGGTTTTACCCCGCAGTATCGCGGGCTGGAGAATCTGTGGCGCTATTATCGCGATCGCGGCCTGGTGGTGATGGGCTTTCCCTGCAATCAGTTCGGCGCACAGGAGCCGGGCAACGCACAGGACATCGCCAGCTTCTGCAGCCTGAACTACGGCGTCAGTTTTCCGCTGTTCGCCAAGATCATGGTCAACGGGCCGGATGCCCATCCGCTGTTTAACGAACTGAAGCGCCGTGCGCCGGGGCTGCTGGGCAGTCAGCGCATTAAATGGAACTTCACCAAATTCCTGCTCACCGCCGACGGCCAGCGCGTGACGCGCTTTGCGCCGCTGACCAAACCGGAGCGCCTGTTCGAGCGTATCGAGACGCTGCTGAAATAA
- the hemP gene encoding hemin uptake protein HemP yields the protein MDNKQHAAPVAPAAPAQETAPPPSYDSRQLLGRDGVAIITHQGQRYQLRQTKAGKLILTK from the coding sequence ATGGATAATAAACAGCATGCGGCGCCCGTCGCGCCTGCCGCTCCCGCGCAGGAAACGGCCCCCCCACCCAGCTATGACAGCCGGCAATTGCTCGGCCGTGACGGCGTCGCGATTATCACGCATCAGGGCCAACGCTATCAGCTGCGCCAGACCAAAGCGGGCAAGCTGATCCTGACCAAGTAA
- a CDS encoding heme/hemin ABC transporter substrate-binding protein — protein MTRLFSRALALCAALMTPLAGAAERIVSIGGDVSEIVYALGAGDRLVARDSTSLSPAALQALPDVGYMRQLNAEGILALKPTLVLTSDLAQPALVFRQLADSGVRVVHIPADNAPEAVSEKIAAVAAALDRRQQGQQLIARYRQQLAAVNTRPLPVKVLFIMSHGGMTPMAAGQDTAADAAIRAAGLRNAMQGFSHYRPLSQEGVIASAPDLLLVGPDGVKTLGGVEQLWKLPGIALTPAGKKRRVLVVDDMALLGFGLQTPDALIKLRRAAEQP, from the coding sequence ATGACGCGCTTATTCTCCCGCGCGCTGGCGCTGTGCGCGGCGCTGATGACGCCGCTGGCCGGGGCGGCGGAACGCATCGTCTCTATCGGCGGCGACGTCAGTGAAATCGTCTATGCACTCGGCGCCGGCGATCGGCTGGTGGCGCGCGACAGCACCAGCCTCTCCCCCGCCGCGCTGCAGGCGCTGCCGGACGTCGGTTACATGCGCCAGCTGAACGCCGAAGGCATTCTGGCGCTGAAGCCGACGCTGGTGCTGACCAGCGATCTGGCGCAGCCGGCGCTGGTATTTCGCCAACTGGCCGACAGCGGCGTGCGCGTGGTACATATCCCGGCCGACAACGCGCCGGAAGCGGTCAGCGAAAAAATCGCCGCCGTGGCCGCCGCACTGGATCGTCGGCAGCAGGGACAACAGCTGATCGCGCGCTATCGCCAGCAGTTGGCGGCGGTCAACACCCGGCCGCTGCCGGTAAAAGTGCTGTTTATCATGAGCCACGGCGGCATGACGCCAATGGCCGCCGGGCAGGACACCGCCGCCGACGCCGCCATTCGCGCCGCCGGCCTGCGCAATGCGATGCAGGGATTCAGCCACTACCGGCCGCTGTCGCAGGAAGGCGTAATCGCCAGCGCGCCGGACCTGTTGCTGGTGGGACCCGACGGCGTGAAAACCCTCGGCGGCGTGGAACAGCTGTGGAAACTGCCCGGCATCGCCCTGACGCCGGCGGGGAAAAAACGCCGCGTGCTGGTGGTCGACGATATGGCGCTGCTGGGGTTCGGCCTGCAAACGCCGGACGCCCTGATTAAGCTGCGCCGCGCCGCGGAGCAGCCGTAA
- a CDS encoding FecCD family ABC transporter permease translates to MPCRRSPRLALVTLLALLTMLSLIAANYGALTLSFRTLWQQPFSDAAWHIWLNIRLPRVLLAVLIGCALAVAGTVMQGLFRNPLADPSLLGISSGGALLVALSIVLPLALPAMLALYGQMLAAFLGSLLVSALIYAISRGGHGSLSRLLLAGIAINALCMAAIGVLSYLSNDQQLRQFSLWMMGSLNQSQWPTLAVAASLILPACLLTLLQARRLNLLQLGDEEAHYLGVNVARVKLQLLLLSALLTGAAVAVSGAIGFIGLVVPHLMRLRLGGDHRWLLPASALGGACLLLVSDTLARTLVAPAEMPVGLMTSLLGGPYFLWLVMRQQERNRG, encoded by the coding sequence ATGCCGTGCCGCCGTTCGCCACGGCTGGCGCTGGTGACGCTGCTGGCTCTGCTGACCATGCTGTCGCTGATTGCCGCCAACTACGGCGCGCTGACATTGTCATTCCGCACCCTGTGGCAACAGCCGTTCAGCGATGCCGCCTGGCATATCTGGCTGAATATCCGCCTGCCGCGGGTGCTGCTGGCGGTGCTGATCGGCTGCGCGCTGGCGGTGGCCGGCACGGTGATGCAGGGGCTGTTCCGCAACCCGCTGGCGGACCCCAGCCTGCTGGGGATCAGCAGCGGCGGCGCTCTGCTGGTGGCGCTGTCGATTGTGCTGCCGCTCGCCCTGCCGGCGATGTTGGCGCTGTACGGCCAGATGCTGGCGGCATTTCTCGGCAGCCTGCTGGTCTCGGCGCTGATTTATGCCATCAGCCGCGGCGGCCACGGCAGCCTGTCGCGGCTGCTGCTGGCCGGCATCGCCATTAACGCGCTGTGTATGGCGGCAATCGGCGTCTTGTCTTATCTCAGCAACGACCAGCAGCTGCGCCAGTTCTCCCTATGGATGATGGGCAGTCTGAACCAGTCGCAGTGGCCGACGCTGGCGGTGGCGGCCTCGCTGATTCTGCCCGCCTGCCTGCTGACACTGCTGCAGGCGCGCCGTCTCAACCTGCTGCAGTTGGGGGATGAAGAGGCGCACTATCTGGGCGTTAACGTGGCGCGGGTTAAATTACAACTGCTGCTGCTCAGCGCCCTGCTGACCGGCGCGGCGGTCGCCGTCAGCGGCGCGATCGGCTTTATCGGCCTGGTGGTGCCGCATCTGATGCGGCTGCGGCTCGGCGGCGATCACCGCTGGCTGCTGCCCGCCTCGGCGCTGGGGGGCGCTTGCCTGCTGCTGGTCAGCGATACCCTGGCGCGCACGCTGGTGGCGCCGGCGGAGATGCCGGTCGGCCTGATGACCAGCCTGCTGGGCGGCCCCTATTTTTTATGGCTGGTGATGCGCCAGCAGGAGCGTAACCGTGGCTAA
- a CDS encoding heme ABC transporter ATP-binding protein, whose translation MAKSASLTAQQLRYRLGERRLIHDVSLSIASGEMVAIIGPNGAGKSTLLRLLTGYLQPDCGECRLLGRPLEQWTPDRLAKVRAVMRQHSELAFPFSVEDVVAMGRAPHGMRDAAQAVHEVMVQTDCLSLASRDYRRLSGGEQQRVQLARVLAQLWQPQPSPRWLFLDEPTSALDLYHQQHTLRLLHNLTRRQPLAVCCVLHDLNLAALYADRILLLHQGRLVADGTPDEVLQAETLTRWYQADLGVMTHPEFTTPQVYLRR comes from the coding sequence GTGGCTAAATCCGCCAGCCTGACGGCGCAGCAGTTGCGCTATCGCCTGGGCGAGCGCCGGCTGATTCATGATGTGTCGCTGAGCATCGCCAGCGGAGAAATGGTGGCGATTATCGGCCCCAATGGGGCCGGCAAATCCACCCTGCTGCGCCTGCTGACCGGCTATCTGCAGCCGGACTGCGGCGAGTGCCGGCTGCTGGGGCGACCGCTGGAACAGTGGACGCCCGACCGGCTGGCCAAAGTGCGCGCGGTGATGCGGCAGCACAGCGAACTGGCCTTCCCGTTCAGCGTCGAAGACGTGGTGGCGATGGGGCGTGCGCCGCACGGTATGCGCGACGCGGCACAGGCGGTGCATGAGGTGATGGTGCAGACCGACTGCCTCAGTCTGGCGTCACGGGATTACCGCCGGCTCTCCGGCGGCGAGCAGCAACGGGTGCAGCTGGCGCGGGTGCTGGCGCAGCTGTGGCAACCGCAGCCGTCGCCGCGTTGGCTGTTTCTTGACGAACCCACCTCGGCGCTTGATTTGTACCACCAGCAACATACGTTGCGGCTGCTGCATAACCTGACGCGGCGGCAGCCGCTGGCGGTGTGCTGCGTACTGCACGATCTCAATCTGGCGGCGCTGTATGCCGATCGCATCCTGCTGCTGCATCAGGGGCGGCTGGTGGCCGACGGTACACCGGACGAGGTGCTGCAGGCCGAAACCCTCACCCGCTGGTATCAGGCAGACCTCGGCGTGATGACTCATCCGGAATTCACGACGCCGCAGGTGTATCTGCGCCGCTGA
- a CDS encoding protein adenylyltransferase SelO, with protein sequence MPQFDNAYYRQLPGFYTALTPTPLEGARLLYHSAPLAQQLGLDDSWFTAENTPVWSGERLLPGMQPLAQVYSGHQFGVWAGQLGDGRGILLGEQRLPDGTHFDWHLKGAGLTPYSRMGDGRAVLRSAIREFLASEAMHHLGIATTRALTVVTSDHPVYREQAERGAMLLRVAESHVRFGHFEHFYYRQQPEQVRQLADFVIERHWPQLAARQDKYLLWFTDVAERTARLMADWQTVGFAHGVMNTDNMSILGLTIDYGPYGFLDDYQPGYICNHSDHQGRYAFDNQPAVALWNLHRLAQALSGLMSPEQLQQALAAYEPALMRAYGERMRAKLGFFSQQRQDNDLLTELLSLMAQEGRDYTRTFRLLSEVEQKQAHSPLRDEFIDREAFDGWYRRYRERLQQEQVSDAQRRQAMQAVNPKLILRNYLAQEAIAAAEQDDVSKLAHLHQALLKPYDDDARYDALAALPPEWGKHLEISCSS encoded by the coding sequence ATGCCGCAGTTTGATAACGCTTATTACCGGCAACTGCCCGGTTTCTATACCGCCTTGACGCCCACCCCGCTGGAAGGCGCGCGTTTGCTGTACCACAGCGCACCGCTGGCGCAGCAGCTGGGGCTGGATGACAGCTGGTTTACGGCGGAAAATACGCCGGTCTGGAGCGGAGAGAGACTGCTGCCGGGCATGCAGCCGCTGGCGCAGGTCTACAGCGGCCATCAGTTTGGCGTCTGGGCCGGGCAACTGGGCGACGGGCGCGGCATTTTGCTGGGGGAGCAGCGCCTGCCGGACGGTACGCATTTCGACTGGCACCTGAAGGGGGCCGGCCTGACGCCGTATTCCCGCATGGGTGACGGGCGTGCGGTGCTGCGCTCGGCAATCCGCGAGTTTCTGGCGTCGGAGGCGATGCACCATCTGGGTATCGCCACCACGCGTGCGCTGACGGTGGTAACCAGCGACCATCCGGTCTACCGCGAGCAGGCCGAGCGCGGCGCGATGCTGCTGCGCGTGGCGGAAAGCCACGTGCGTTTCGGCCATTTCGAGCATTTCTACTACCGCCAGCAGCCGGAACAGGTGCGGCAACTGGCTGATTTTGTCATTGAACGCCACTGGCCGCAGCTGGCCGCTCGGCAGGATAAATACCTACTCTGGTTCACCGACGTGGCGGAGCGCACCGCGCGGCTGATGGCGGACTGGCAGACGGTCGGTTTTGCTCACGGCGTGATGAATACCGACAATATGTCGATTCTCGGTCTGACCATCGACTATGGCCCTTACGGTTTCCTCGACGATTATCAGCCGGGTTATATCTGCAACCACTCGGATCATCAGGGGCGTTACGCCTTTGACAATCAACCGGCGGTGGCGCTGTGGAACCTGCACCGTCTGGCGCAGGCGCTGTCGGGGCTGATGAGTCCAGAACAGCTGCAGCAGGCGCTGGCGGCGTATGAGCCGGCGCTGATGCGCGCCTATGGCGAACGCATGCGCGCCAAGCTGGGCTTCTTCAGCCAGCAGCGGCAGGATAACGATCTGCTCACCGAGTTGCTGAGCCTGATGGCGCAGGAGGGACGCGACTATACCCGCACCTTCCGTCTGCTGAGCGAGGTGGAGCAGAAGCAGGCGCATTCGCCGCTGCGCGATGAGTTTATCGACCGCGAGGCGTTTGACGGCTGGTATCGTCGCTACCGCGAACGGCTGCAGCAGGAACAGGTGAGCGATGCGCAGCGCCGGCAGGCCATGCAGGCGGTGAACCCGAAACTGATCCTGCGTAACTACCTGGCGCAGGAGGCGATCGCGGCGGCAGAACAGGACGACGTCAGCAAGCTGGCGCATCTGCACCAGGCATTGCTGAAGCCGTATGACGACGATGCGCGCTATGACGCGCTGGCGGCGCTGCCGCCGGAGTGGGGCAAGCACCTGGAAATTTCCTGTTCCAGCTGA
- a CDS encoding EAL domain-containing protein: MKIQFETDFIIRHVFQPVYTLGGRLLAVEIQSRFNSRDGALAMPAEIGVNLLPSAQRTALFYEQLAVIEACADWFIMHQVLLSINIDDTLAGLLLQDNELRQRLRRQPFIVIEISESFPQLSAGKNNETIRRLSEFFTLWLDDFGSGQATLAPLYDGLFSYVKVDKRFYWQLFSHPGSDTVMDSLLRNINLLCKGIIVGGIENKAYFNHLDRAGVLGLQGFLWPAVGAEQLDTLREIPSEFIVAGSPDNKKP, translated from the coding sequence ATGAAAATCCAATTTGAAACCGACTTTATCATTCGTCACGTATTTCAGCCTGTCTATACCCTCGGAGGACGGCTGCTGGCGGTAGAAATTCAAAGCCGTTTCAATAGCCGGGACGGCGCACTGGCGATGCCGGCGGAGATTGGCGTTAATTTATTGCCTTCCGCGCAGAGGACCGCGTTATTTTATGAGCAGCTTGCCGTGATAGAAGCCTGTGCGGACTGGTTTATTATGCATCAGGTGTTATTGAGTATTAATATTGACGATACGTTGGCGGGATTACTGCTGCAGGATAATGAACTGCGCCAACGCCTGCGGCGGCAGCCGTTTATCGTGATTGAAATCAGCGAAAGTTTTCCCCAGCTGTCGGCTGGAAAAAACAATGAGACCATCCGCCGGCTCAGTGAGTTTTTCACGCTCTGGCTGGATGATTTCGGCTCCGGACAGGCTACGCTGGCGCCGTTGTACGACGGTCTGTTTAGCTACGTAAAGGTAGATAAACGTTTTTACTGGCAGCTGTTTTCCCACCCGGGATCCGATACGGTGATGGATTCGCTGTTAAGAAATATCAATTTGCTATGTAAGGGTATTATCGTGGGGGGGATAGAAAATAAAGCCTACTTTAATCATCTCGATCGCGCCGGTGTTTTAGGACTGCAAGGTTTTTTATGGCCGGCCGTCGGCGCAGAACAGCTGGATACGCTGCGTGAAATACCGTCAGAATTTATTGTCGCAGGGTCGCCGGATAATAAGAAACCCTGA
- a CDS encoding lipoate--protein ligase A, whose amino-acid sequence MTALRVLISDSYDPWFNLAVEECIFREMSTQKILFLWRNAETVVIGQSQNPWKECNTRRMEQDGIRLARRSSGGGAVFHDLGNTCFTFMAGKPGYDKSVSTQIILHALATLGIRATASGRNDLVIDTAEGSRKISGSAYRETPDRGFHHGTLLLNADLNRLADYLNPDEKKLQAKGITSVRSRVANLAEFLPTITHQQVCDAIVQAFFAYYGGSAVAEVISPDVYPDLPNFAEQFAKQSSWEWNFGKAPAFSHLLNERFGWGGVDIFFDVEQGAISRSQIFTDSLQPAALQRLAELLVGCAYRSDAVAACCRQLIDEYPAQQAELAELCRWLSETIR is encoded by the coding sequence ATGACAGCCCTGCGCGTATTGATTTCCGATTCTTACGATCCCTGGTTCAATCTGGCGGTGGAAGAGTGCATCTTCCGCGAGATGAGCACGCAAAAAATCCTGTTTCTGTGGCGCAATGCGGAAACGGTGGTGATAGGCCAATCGCAAAACCCGTGGAAAGAGTGCAACACCCGCCGTATGGAACAGGACGGCATCCGACTGGCGCGCCGCAGCAGCGGCGGCGGCGCGGTGTTCCACGATTTGGGTAATACCTGCTTTACCTTTATGGCCGGCAAGCCGGGCTATGATAAAAGCGTCTCGACGCAGATTATCCTGCATGCGCTGGCGACGCTGGGCATCCGGGCGACGGCGTCCGGGCGTAACGATCTGGTGATCGACACCGCCGAGGGCTCGCGCAAGATCTCCGGTTCCGCCTACCGTGAAACACCGGATCGCGGCTTTCACCACGGCACGCTGCTGCTGAATGCCGATCTGAACCGCCTGGCGGACTACCTGAACCCCGACGAGAAAAAACTGCAGGCCAAGGGCATTACCTCGGTGCGTTCACGGGTGGCCAATCTGGCGGAGTTTTTGCCGACGATCACCCATCAGCAGGTGTGCGACGCCATCGTGCAGGCGTTTTTCGCCTACTACGGCGGCAGCGCCGTAGCGGAGGTGATCTCACCCGACGTGTATCCTGACCTGCCTAACTTTGCGGAACAGTTTGCCAAACAGAGCAGCTGGGAGTGGAATTTCGGCAAGGCGCCGGCCTTCAGCCACCTGCTGAACGAGCGGTTCGGCTGGGGCGGGGTGGATATCTTTTTTGACGTTGAGCAGGGAGCCATCAGCCGGTCGCAGATTTTTACCGACAGCCTGCAGCCGGCGGCGCTGCAGCGGCTGGCCGAGCTGCTGGTAGGCTGCGCCTACCGCAGCGATGCGGTGGCGGCGTGCTGCCGGCAACTGATTGATGAGTATCCGGCTCAGCAGGCGGAGCTGGCGGAACTGTGCCGCTGGCTCAGTGAAACCATCAGGTAA
- a CDS encoding NlpC/P60 family protein, which yields MRTWFLLLSLVLAGCSSHAPPPSGRLADSIVVVAQLNEQLRQWHGTPYRYGGLDRGGVDCSGFVYRTFRDRFDMQLPRSTEDQTSLGSKVSRDELMPGDLVFFKTGHGENGLHVGIYDTNDQFIHASTSRGVIRSSLNNVYWKKVYWQARRI from the coding sequence ATGCGTACCTGGTTCTTATTGCTCAGCCTGGTGCTGGCCGGCTGCAGCAGCCATGCGCCGCCGCCGAGCGGCCGGCTGGCGGATTCCATCGTGGTGGTGGCGCAGCTGAATGAACAGCTGCGCCAGTGGCACGGCACGCCTTACCGTTACGGCGGGCTGGATCGCGGCGGCGTTGACTGCTCCGGCTTTGTCTATCGTACTTTCCGCGACCGCTTTGACATGCAGCTGCCGCGCTCGACGGAAGACCAAACCTCGCTCGGCAGTAAAGTCTCGCGCGATGAACTGATGCCGGGCGATCTGGTGTTCTTCAAAACCGGCCACGGGGAAAACGGCCTGCACGTCGGGATTTATGACACCAACGATCAGTTTATCCATGCTTCCACCAGCCGCGGGGTGATCCGCTCCTCGCTGAACAACGTGTATTGGAAAAAAGTGTACTGGCAGGCGCGCCGCATCTAG
- the arnF gene encoding 4-amino-4-deoxy-L-arabinose-phosphoundecaprenol flippase subunit ArnF — protein sequence MRKGYIWGIASVLLVSAAQLLMKWGMVQLPPLSLHSLALPAAGSLPALLAVAFGIAGYGLSMLCWLMALRTLALSRAYPLLGVSYVLVYLAAVALPWFNESASWLKSLGTLLILLGVWLIARQDARKR from the coding sequence ATGAGAAAGGGCTACATCTGGGGCATCGCCAGCGTGCTGCTGGTCAGCGCCGCGCAGCTGCTGATGAAGTGGGGCATGGTGCAGTTGCCGCCGCTGTCGCTGCATAGTCTGGCGCTGCCGGCGGCGGGAAGCCTGCCGGCGCTGCTGGCGGTGGCATTCGGCATCGCCGGCTACGGGTTGTCGATGCTGTGCTGGCTGATGGCGCTGCGCACCCTGGCGCTGAGCCGCGCCTATCCGTTGCTGGGCGTCAGTTATGTGCTGGTGTATCTGGCGGCGGTGGCGTTGCCGTGGTTTAACGAATCCGCCAGTTGGTTAAAAAGTCTGGGTACGCTGCTGATACTGCTGGGGGTGTGGCTGATAGCGCGGCAGGATGCCCGGAAGCGCTAA